The Rhipicephalus microplus isolate Deutch F79 unplaced genomic scaffold, USDA_Rmic scaffold_14, whole genome shotgun sequence genome contains a region encoding:
- the LOC142784479 gene encoding uncharacterized protein LOC142784479 translates to MEVTVEGTEITPEEFRTADWITKVGKHVKELRDAARGDRQGRQDGNARAESGAEPGEDRKKTAAANAAYKKLGHKIAERSIASYLPRLPANDYKIIIRPKCGLALTKIPNTRLSEAVRMAAQIPWIKGQEKEVFIVNDKQGTLIFSTPDIDTVWKVTRIKSIKIEGKSYDVTAYLAPHEDSGRGVVRGIDPRLSVEELTEAFDNSRNPPILGVRKLGNSSSAVIILKNETVPRWMYCYGVPLKCVLYKKQYEVCYRCGQLGHRSDVCISDHVRCRGCGMTAPPEDHACEPKCKLCGKGHLTADRKCKEAFRTPYTIKKRQWEVWRRMEGEERKAKDADPQTCRMEEIKERSRSRSKHRRGSRGRAGSFPRLPERQEGELPPMTGPVNEGTSGSAVLNSGRPTSPNRKVGWGNRASQDKRDEEMVTIKEENRMLKEQLAMTSRQIEQLQIAIKSSNTTPVSLPRMPQNQNINMPEEQSATPPPAKKRAKEAEKPVIDENVATVIDMKIAQLEANIEAKFTQDDEWRKAFEKRMFKMFQNLTQQLHQRDNKLTEKLKTEFAKRDRAYEQLAQEVLGRPMNHLSGNHGSQIQ, encoded by the coding sequence atggaggtgaccgtggagggtactgaaattacccctgaagaatttagaaccgctgactggatcacgaaagttggaaaacatgttAAAGAGCTGCGTGACGCCGCTAGAGGTGACAGACAGGGACGCCAAGATGGCAACGCCCGGGCAGAAAGTGGAGCCGAGCCCGGCGAAGACAGGAAGAAGACGGCGGCTGCGAACGCAGCATACAAAAAGCTGGGGCACAAGATCGCGGAGCGCTCGATTGCGTCGTACCTACCGCGGTTGCCGGCGAACGACTACAAGATAATCATTCGTCCGAAGTGCGGGCTGGCGCTCACAAAAATTCCGAACACCAGGCTCAGTGAGGCGGTGCGCATGGCAGCGCAAATTCCGTGgattaagggacaagaaaaggaaGTGTTCATTGTTAACGACAAGCAAGGCACCCTGATTTTCAGCACTCCAGACATAGACACTGTCTGGAAGGTGACCAGGATTAAGTCTATCAAGATTGAAGGCAAGAGCTATGACGTCACGGCGTACCTCGCGCCGCACGAGGATAGCGGGCGGGGTGTGGTGCGCGGCATCGACCCGAGATTGTCAGTAGAGGAACTGACAGAGGCTTTCGACAACTCAAGGAACCCGCCGATACTTGGTGTCAGGAAGCTGGGGAACTCAAGTTCAGCGGTCATCATCTTAAAAAATGAGACAGTGCCCAGGTGGATGTACTGTTACGGCGTACCGCTGAAGTGCGTGCTTTATAAGAAACAATACGAGGTGTGCTACCGATGTGGCCAGCTAGGACACAGATCGGACGTGTGTATCAGCGACCATGTTCGCTGCCGGGGATGCGGAATGACAGCTCCACCCGAGGACCATGCATGTGAGCCCAAGTGTAAGCTGTGTGGCAAAGGTCATCTGACAGCAGATCGGAAATGCAAGGAAGCTTTCAGGACCCCTTATACAATAAAGAAGAGACAGTGGGAGGTCTGGCGGCGAATGGAAGGAGAAGAGCGGAAGGCGAAAGACGCCGATCCACAAACGTGCAGAATGGAAGAGATCAAAGAACGGTCCAGGAGCCGGTCGAAGCATCGAAGAGGGTCAAGAGGAAGAGCAGGTTCCTTCCCAAGACTACCGGAAAGACAAGAAGGAGAGCTGCCACCAATGACTGGTCCAGTAAACGAGGGGACTTCCGGCAGTGCTGTCCTCAACAGTGGGAGACCCACGTCGCCGAACCGCAAGGTGGGTTGGGGAAATAGGGCCTCCCAGGATAAACGCGATGAAGAAATGGTCACCATTAAGGAAGAGAATCGCATGCTTAAAGAGCAACTAGCAATGACGAGTCGGCAAATAGAGCAGCTTCAAATAGCTATTAAGTCGTCTAACACAACACCGGTTTCCCTACCACGAATGCCGCAGAATCAAAATATAAATATGCCGGAGGAGCAGAGCGCTACTCCGCCTCCAGCAAAAAAGAGGGCAAAAGAAGCGGAAAAGCCCGTAATAGATGAGAACGTAGCGACAGTGATAGACATGAAAATAGCGCAACTGGAGGCAAACATTGAAGCCAAATTTACCCAGGacgatgaatggcgtaaggccttCGAGAAACGAATGTTCAAGATGTTTCAAAATCTGACACAGCAGTTGCATCAGCGGGATAATAAACTTACCGAAAAACTTAAAACAGAATTCGCGAAGAGGGATCGGGCGTATGAACAGCTCGCCCAAGAAGTATTAGGCAGGCCGATGAATCACCTTAGTGGCAATCATGGCTCACAGATTCAGTAA